A single region of the Mycoplasma mycoides subsp. mycoides SC str. PG1 genome encodes:
- the oppC gene encoding oligopeptide ABC transporter permease OppC produces the protein MKNEQLNKTDFSALLDSEREAFFKRHGLDIYQIDHSLFELVGSQAQTSETIITKPYSYWKAVGKILITSRVFIICSIILLVLLLTSIIVPYGKEAIPLKTPGVTQEHPSAQHWFGLGRNGEDYWIEIWLGLRSSLSFAFVMTFLQLSIGIIMGLIWGYYRKLDILFYQLTSLILVIPQLILIIVIMSVFGIGYWPMILGIVIQAWIGPAFSIRILVLSIRDADYNIASITLGTRSDKIIRKNVLPKILPVLIQVSTFSIPTAIAIESTLAYFDRGFVDGKVNTSLGKILQSIMQSSEWQVYPHLIVLPILFICIISTLFFLVLKVFADSLDPKNHR, from the coding sequence ATGAAAAATGAACAATTAAACAAAACAGATTTTTCAGCACTTTTAGATAGTGAAAGAGAAGCGTTTTTTAAAAGACACGGTTTAGATATTTATCAAATAGATCACTCTTTATTTGAATTAGTTGGTTCACAAGCTCAAACTAGTGAAACTATTATTACAAAACCATATAGTTATTGAAAAGCTGTTGGTAAAATTCTAATCACTAGTAGAGTATTTATTATTTGTTCAATTATTTTATTAGTTTTATTATTAACTTCAATAATTGTTCCTTATGGAAAAGAAGCAATTCCTTTAAAAACTCCTGGAGTTACTCAAGAACATCCTTCTGCTCAACACTGATTTGGACTAGGTAGAAATGGTGAAGATTATTGAATTGAGATTTGATTAGGTTTAAGAAGTAGTTTATCTTTTGCTTTTGTTATGACCTTTTTACAATTATCAATTGGAATTATTATGGGATTAATTTGAGGATATTATAGAAAATTAGATATCTTATTCTACCAATTAACTTCATTAATTCTAGTTATTCCACAACTAATTTTAATTATTGTTATTATGTCAGTATTTGGTATTGGATATTGACCTATGATTTTAGGAATTGTTATTCAAGCTTGAATAGGTCCAGCATTTAGTATTAGAATTTTAGTTTTATCAATTAGAGATGCTGATTATAATATTGCTTCAATTACACTAGGAACCAGATCAGATAAAATTATTAGAAAAAATGTTTTACCAAAAATTTTACCAGTACTAATTCAAGTATCAACATTTTCAATTCCAACAGCAATTGCAATTGAATCAACTTTAGCTTATTTTGATAGAGGATTTGTTGATGGTAAAGTAAATACTTCACTTGGAAAAATTTTACAATCAATCATGCAATCAAGTGAATGACAAGTTTATCCACACTTAATTGTTTTACCAATTTTATTTATTTGTATTATTTCAACTTTATTTTTCTTAGTATTAAAAGTATTTGCTGATTCACTAGATCCAAAAAACCACAGATAG
- the oppD gene encoding oligopeptide ABC transporter ATP-binding protein OppD, whose product MKNIILSIKDLVVKFRVRSKVLTSIRNISFDIYDGETVAIVGESGSGKSVLTKTLTNMLESNGYIANGSIMYYPNKATRENESAVFKKDTDLVEFHKNSLESESRKGIKKYNNKKIKDALAIIKELKESTIESLNSKIDDLQQKADMLKKYEFTNSTKRLVKRNEYLEQIKQLKEQIEWKKDPKKLDFEIQQLEKTIQTAKKEIYNFKTVNIYKKFRYFQIINLINKVNNNQLEDINKLEPHIKWLDEIEYKNNFESLTLEILYDIRSNQTKKLDQEKLETLEELWDFIKRFNFWIKRSTDKNLQHLRGGTIATIFQDPMTSLNPLLSVGYQISEVLRNHSKLNRAEAKIEAINLMKRVGIPNAEKRYKDLPGKYSGGMRQRVVIAIALACRPKILICDEPTTALDVTIQAQILDLIKELKEEYKFTVIFITHDLGVVANIADRVAVMYAGQIIEYGTTQDVFFNSKHPYTWALLSSLPQLGTKGEELYSISGTPPSLFKEIKADAFAPRNTFALAVDYKYEPPMFKISDTHYAKTWLLDPRAPKIKRPKQLNNLKKAVSDSKVGE is encoded by the coding sequence ATGAAAAATATTATCTTATCAATTAAAGATCTAGTAGTAAAATTTCGTGTCCGTTCTAAAGTTTTAACTTCTATTAGAAATATTAGTTTTGATATTTATGATGGCGAAACTGTTGCTATAGTTGGAGAATCTGGTTCTGGAAAATCAGTATTAACTAAGACTTTAACTAATATGTTAGAGTCAAATGGTTATATTGCTAATGGATCTATTATGTATTATCCAAATAAAGCTACTAGAGAAAATGAATCAGCTGTTTTTAAAAAAGATACTGATTTAGTTGAGTTTCATAAAAATTCTTTAGAAAGTGAATCAAGAAAAGGAATTAAAAAATACAATAATAAAAAAATTAAAGATGCTTTAGCTATTATTAAAGAATTAAAAGAATCAACTATTGAATCTTTAAATTCAAAAATTGATGACTTACAACAAAAAGCAGATATGTTGAAAAAATACGAATTTACTAATAGTACTAAAAGACTAGTTAAAAGAAATGAGTATTTAGAACAAATCAAACAGTTAAAAGAACAAATTGAATGAAAAAAAGATCCTAAGAAGTTAGACTTTGAAATTCAACAACTAGAAAAAACTATTCAAACTGCTAAAAAAGAAATTTACAATTTTAAAACAGTTAATATTTATAAAAAATTTAGATATTTTCAAATTATTAATTTAATTAATAAAGTTAATAATAATCAACTAGAAGATATAAATAAATTAGAACCACATATTAAGTGATTAGATGAAATCGAATATAAAAATAATTTTGAAAGCTTAACTTTAGAAATTTTATATGATATTAGATCTAATCAAACTAAAAAACTAGATCAAGAAAAACTAGAAACTTTAGAAGAGTTATGAGATTTTATTAAACGTTTTAATTTTTGAATTAAAAGAAGTACTGATAAAAATCTACAACATTTACGTGGTGGAACTATTGCTACAATTTTTCAAGATCCTATGACTTCTTTAAACCCTTTATTAAGTGTTGGTTATCAAATCAGTGAAGTTTTAAGAAATCATAGTAAATTAAATAGAGCTGAAGCTAAAATTGAAGCTATTAATTTAATGAAAAGAGTAGGAATACCTAATGCTGAAAAGCGTTATAAAGATTTACCTGGTAAATATTCAGGTGGGATGAGACAAAGAGTTGTTATTGCTATTGCTCTAGCATGTAGACCTAAGATTTTAATTTGTGATGAGCCAACAACTGCACTAGATGTAACTATTCAAGCTCAAATTTTAGATCTAATTAAAGAATTAAAAGAAGAATACAAATTTACAGTAATCTTTATTACTCACGATTTAGGGGTAGTTGCAAATATTGCTGATAGAGTTGCTGTTATGTATGCTGGTCAAATTATTGAATATGGAACTACACAAGATGTATTCTTTAATTCAAAACACCCATATACTTGAGCATTATTATCATCACTTCCACAACTAGGAACTAAAGGTGAAGAACTATATTCAATTAGTGGTACCCCACCTTCATTATTTAAAGAAATTAAAGCTGATGCATTTGCACCAAGAAACACATTTGCTTTAGCAGTTGATTATAAATATGAACCACCAATGTTTAAAATATCAGATACTCACTATGCAAAAACTTGATTATTAGATCCCCGTGCTCCAAAAATTAAACGTCCAAAACAGTTAAATAATCTAAAAAAAGCTGTTTCAGATTCAAAGGTTGGTGAATAA
- a CDS encoding ATP-binding cassette domain-containing protein, whose product MIKKKSEAILKIRDLLIEFGNGRNKLKAVKGVTFDVYKGETFGLVGESGSGKTTIGRAIIGIQPVSDGAIYFENKLLRGKSPDVYKINQKIARHLYIMQQNQLTTSLSLNDYSNEFKRVYYKYVQSKFFDFKTQELKDYEDGKSRIIKEGVNLNTTKLVSVKKNANLSIVIQAITDNLKRLLKIIRLQEKAARITKNISKHANVKVELQDAINKYQDFVHDSILKVKDLENTIYNTLQEMLAIRNNVNEGKYTSVTKFFDEMGSRLKLVIKSQKLITPQLEDANHDQLMNLALTCPKYKNSYYLKKLKQGIDYLTINNKTELAEEYQSVIQTVQNSDFYDNLKTAEIFKSPNKKELKENKKDMQMIFQDPSSSLNERMAVEEIIKEGLDNFPELYLNDDVKKAYQQWFNQKNPENKIANISEIDKKDIKRFLINQLLETVGLLPEHLSRYPHEFSGGQRQRIGIARALIMKPKFVVADEPISALDVSIRAQIMNLLAKFQKQFDLTYIFIAHDLSVVRFATDRIAVIYRGDIVELAESNELFDLPLHPYTRSLLSAIPLPDPIQESKKVHFVYKPEVEHHDYLVDFPKWVEVSKNHFVYANEREIKAYKKQIKAYKEQLKNK is encoded by the coding sequence ATGATAAAAAAGAAAAGTGAAGCAATTTTAAAAATTCGAGACCTTTTGATTGAATTTGGAAACGGTAGAAATAAATTAAAAGCTGTTAAAGGAGTTACTTTTGATGTTTATAAAGGTGAAACCTTTGGATTAGTTGGTGAATCTGGATCTGGAAAAACTACAATTGGAAGAGCAATTATTGGAATTCAACCAGTAAGTGATGGAGCAATTTATTTTGAAAATAAACTATTAAGAGGTAAATCTCCAGATGTTTATAAAATTAATCAAAAAATTGCAAGACACTTATATATAATGCAACAAAACCAGTTAACTACTTCACTTAGTTTAAATGATTATTCTAATGAATTTAAAAGAGTTTATTATAAATATGTTCAATCTAAGTTTTTTGACTTTAAAACTCAAGAATTAAAAGATTATGAAGATGGTAAGTCAAGAATTATTAAAGAAGGAGTTAATTTAAATACAACTAAATTAGTAAGTGTTAAAAAGAATGCTAATTTATCAATTGTTATTCAAGCAATTACTGATAATTTAAAACGTTTATTAAAAATTATTAGATTACAAGAAAAAGCAGCACGTATTACAAAAAACATTTCAAAGCATGCTAATGTTAAAGTAGAGTTACAAGATGCTATTAATAAATATCAAGACTTTGTTCATGATTCAATTTTAAAAGTTAAAGATTTAGAAAATACTATTTATAATACTTTACAAGAAATGCTAGCTATTAGAAATAATGTTAATGAAGGTAAATATACTTCAGTAACTAAGTTTTTTGATGAAATGGGTTCTAGATTAAAATTAGTTATTAAAAGTCAAAAACTAATTACTCCTCAACTTGAAGATGCTAATCATGATCAATTAATGAATTTAGCTTTAACTTGTCCAAAATACAAAAACAGTTATTATTTAAAAAAATTAAAACAAGGAATTGACTATTTAACTATAAATAATAAAACTGAACTAGCTGAAGAATATCAATCAGTTATACAAACTGTTCAAAATAGTGATTTTTATGATAATTTAAAAACTGCTGAAATTTTTAAATCACCAAATAAAAAAGAACTAAAAGAAAATAAAAAAGATATGCAAATGATCTTTCAAGATCCAAGTTCATCATTAAATGAAAGAATGGCGGTTGAAGAAATCATTAAAGAAGGATTAGATAACTTTCCTGAACTTTATTTAAATGATGATGTTAAAAAAGCATATCAACAATGATTTAATCAAAAAAATCCAGAAAATAAAATAGCTAATATTTCAGAAATTGACAAAAAAGATATCAAGAGATTTTTAATTAATCAATTATTAGAAACTGTTGGTTTATTACCAGAACACTTATCAAGATATCCTCATGAGTTTTCAGGAGGTCAACGTCAAAGAATTGGTATTGCTAGAGCCTTAATTATGAAACCTAAATTTGTAGTAGCTGATGAACCAATTTCGGCTTTAGATGTTTCAATTAGAGCTCAAATTATGAACTTATTAGCAAAATTCCAAAAGCAATTTGATTTAACTTATATTTTTATTGCTCACGATTTATCAGTTGTAAGATTTGCAACAGACAGAATTGCAGTTATTTATCGTGGTGATATTGTTGAATTAGCTGAATCTAATGAGTTATTTGATTTACCACTACATCCTTATACTAGATCATTATTAAGTGCTATTCCTTTACCTGATCCAATTCAAGAAAGCAAAAAAGTTCACTTTGTTTATAAACCAGAAGTTGAACATCATGATTATTTAGTTGATTTTCCAAAATGAGTAGAAGTTTCTAAAAATCATTTTGTTTATGCTAATGAAAGAGAAATCAAAGCTTATAAAAAACAAATCAAAGCTTATAAAGAACAATTAAAAAATAAATAA
- the oppA gene encoding oligopeptide ABC transporter substrate-binding protein OppA has protein sequence MKKVLGMTLLGSIIATAAASAVSCSVRISLDKILNRKNSNTKVLRELTNYSLANLNSATNNTSNDADIIANLQDVLLTVNRHDHYEGALAEYWDHNSNKDYWKFRLRKNAYWTKIENGKQVKGDLITGLDIFNTFRYVLNKNNLALTTEHFLTNFKHAPQLMDFINKLSDPTYDKSNGQAKAHSLYDSRFNKDLPGDLRTNELSSSYWIDRAILAFNIKPDNEQEAKNLALNASMSTKDLVKKSFAEGKIVNDGKSSTNDDKSQDGLDQSIFDIGFYLSKKISYFESVISYLAFAPIPEIALFYANDKDQVSNIYAGTNYGKPLGKKSGYNGLWYSGPYVIEDYFPGSNLNLTRNEFYYNKENVYIEKINYSYVNKADAATRRFLFETGDVSSTKINANDLAGWQKYVGKDEENPVFSGTNVLKQKPTTTWAFGFNFHTEGTQIYDNIQLNSEGSLVETGKKRTRTPEEDSILNRALALKSVRILARYALNRSLYAKFYSEARDGVDRPTSTQLRNTFTSKYVSTFEDKSHQVLDKDLKETVADYADFLAKDYYDIRKYDDNNNPKNNSSSSSSTSTTRSRRDVSSTSSSASNAEEKSWSDWIIDVLKEKQLHKPENIKNWGNRFGKVNDSKHPNSKTKVSVYNEGNDAFLENDLLAFTAFLEEDQLQPINGGSGNGKGNGLFNLNRDPKTVKFKNESLAKEFANLIGVYDKGYNPKIDTKKQDSVLQNLYKKINLLKRQVKEDLEKIAGIKNYNKPITIPFLLNPTGADDFKIKVAQFFGSFNYLVRKHDSNDIDSPIVFDIDKPIDFSNYLKELRAGKYGLAAFGWSPDYDDPTNYLATLKYDGVYEHIQSWTKVFNKSKLTSSNGANGQKREKDIKLELKDNDKTVTKEVLEKAYSDLKNILQHFTNELTYIDENEADIYKRYTQLAKLENYYTLSSAIIIPTHTHLADTLPSISYVDEFSKPTWPTGSHAKRYVGVRIFYKIVTKEDFAKQQKEYEQEKTSGYKSLNPMKFDDKTGKNIYFDHFKGDWRTQWKDQYNKEKKAK, from the coding sequence ATGAAAAAAGTCTTAGGTATGACATTGCTAGGTTCTATAATAGCTACTGCTGCAGCTTCAGCTGTAAGTTGTTCAGTTCGAATTAGTCTAGATAAAATTTTAAATAGAAAAAATTCTAATACTAAAGTTTTACGTGAACTTACTAACTATTCTTTAGCTAATTTAAACTCAGCAACTAATAATACCTCAAATGATGCTGATATTATTGCTAATTTACAAGATGTATTATTAACAGTAAATAGACATGATCATTATGAAGGAGCTTTAGCAGAATATTGAGATCACAATTCTAATAAAGATTATTGAAAATTTAGACTTCGAAAAAATGCTTATTGAACTAAAATTGAAAACGGTAAGCAAGTTAAAGGTGATTTAATAACTGGTTTAGACATTTTTAATACTTTTAGATATGTTTTAAACAAAAACAACCTAGCATTAACTACTGAGCACTTCCTAACCAACTTTAAACATGCCCCCCAATTGATGGATTTTATAAATAAATTATCTGATCCAACATATGATAAAAGTAACGGACAAGCAAAAGCTCATAGCTTATATGATTCTCGTTTTAATAAAGATCTTCCTGGTGATTTAAGAACAAATGAATTAAGTTCAAGTTATTGAATTGATAGAGCCATTTTGGCATTTAACATAAAACCTGATAATGAACAAGAAGCAAAGAATTTAGCTCTAAATGCATCTATGTCAACAAAAGATTTAGTAAAGAAATCGTTTGCAGAAGGAAAAATAGTTAATGATGGTAAATCATCAACAAATGATGATAAATCTCAAGATGGTTTAGATCAAAGTATATTTGATATTGGATTTTATCTTTCTAAAAAGATTTCTTATTTTGAATCTGTTATTTCATATTTAGCTTTTGCTCCTATTCCAGAAATTGCACTTTTTTATGCTAATGATAAAGATCAAGTATCTAACATTTATGCTGGAACTAATTATGGAAAGCCGTTAGGCAAAAAATCTGGGTATAATGGTTTATGATATTCAGGTCCTTATGTAATTGAAGATTATTTCCCAGGATCAAATTTAAACCTAACTAGAAATGAATTTTACTACAATAAAGAGAATGTTTACATAGAAAAAATTAATTATAGTTATGTTAACAAAGCTGATGCTGCAACTAGAAGATTTTTATTTGAAACAGGGGATGTTTCATCTACAAAAATTAATGCAAATGATCTAGCTGGTTGACAAAAATATGTTGGAAAAGATGAAGAAAATCCTGTTTTTAGTGGAACTAATGTTTTAAAACAAAAACCAACTACTACTTGGGCTTTTGGATTTAATTTCCATACTGAAGGAACTCAAATTTATGACAACATTCAACTTAATAGTGAAGGAAGTTTAGTTGAAACTGGTAAGAAAAGAACTAGAACACCTGAAGAAGATAGTATTTTAAATAGAGCTCTTGCCTTAAAATCAGTTAGAATACTAGCAAGATATGCATTAAACCGTTCTTTATATGCTAAGTTTTATTCTGAAGCTAGAGATGGTGTTGATAGACCTACAAGTACTCAATTAAGAAATACATTTACAAGTAAATATGTTTCTACTTTTGAAGATAAAAGTCATCAAGTATTGGATAAAGATTTAAAAGAAACAGTAGCTGACTATGCTGACTTCTTAGCAAAAGATTATTATGATATAAGAAAATACGATGATAATAATAATCCTAAAAATAATTCTAGCTCATCAAGTTCTACTAGCACTACTAGATCAAGAAGAGATGTGTCATCTACATCATCTTCAGCAAGTAATGCTGAAGAAAAATCATGAAGTGATTGAATCATTGATGTTTTAAAAGAAAAACAATTGCATAAACCAGAAAATATTAAAAACTGAGGTAACCGTTTTGGTAAAGTTAATGACTCAAAACATCCAAATAGCAAAACTAAAGTCAGTGTTTATAATGAAGGTAATGATGCATTTTTAGAAAATGATTTATTAGCATTTACAGCATTTTTAGAAGAAGATCAATTACAACCTATTAATGGTGGCAGTGGTAATGGCAAAGGCAATGGATTATTTAATCTAAACAGAGATCCAAAAACTGTTAAATTTAAAAATGAATCATTAGCTAAGGAATTTGCAAACCTAATCGGTGTTTATGACAAAGGTTATAATCCAAAAATAGATACTAAAAAACAAGATAGCGTTCTACAAAATCTATATAAGAAAATTAACTTGTTAAAAAGACAAGTTAAAGAAGATCTAGAAAAAATAGCTGGTATTAAAAATTATAATAAACCTATTACTATTCCTTTCTTGTTAAATCCAACTGGAGCTGATGATTTTAAAATTAAAGTTGCCCAGTTCTTTGGTTCATTTAACTACCTTGTAAGAAAACACGATAGTAATGATATTGATTCTCCAATTGTTTTTGATATTGATAAACCTATTGATTTTTCTAATTATTTAAAAGAATTAAGAGCAGGAAAATATGGATTAGCTGCTTTTGGATGATCTCCAGATTATGATGATCCTACTAACTATTTAGCAACATTAAAATATGACGGAGTTTATGAACATATTCAAAGTTGAACTAAAGTGTTTAATAAATCTAAATTAACTTCTTCAAATGGTGCTAATGGTCAAAAAAGGGAAAAAGATATTAAATTGGAGTTAAAAGATAATGACAAAACAGTAACTAAAGAAGTATTAGAAAAAGCTTATTCTGATTTGAAAAATATTCTTCAACATTTCACTAATGAATTAACTTATATTGATGAAAATGAAGCAGATATTTATAAGAGATATACTCAATTAGCTAAATTAGAAAACTACTATACTTTATCTTCAGCTATTATAATTCCTACTCACACTCATTTAGCAGATACTTTACCAAGTATTTCTTATGTTGATGAATTTTCAAAACCAACTTGACCAACAGGTTCACATGCAAAAAGATATGTTGGTGTAAGAATATTTTACAAAATTGTTACTAAAGAAGATTTTGCAAAACAACAAAAAGAATATGAACAAGAAAAAACTAGTGGATATAAATCATTAAATCCAATGAAGTTTGATGACAAAACTGGTAAAAATATCTACTTTGATCATTTTAAGGGTGATTGAAGAACTCAATGAAAAGACCAATACAATAAAGAAAAGAAAGCTAAATAA
- a CDS encoding ApaLI family restriction endonuclease — MNAYDVIYKKIKEIANKYSNKLNSQFQKRIVEMQNDDKSHHLIYRVLGIPYDVGNEIDYYQNQVRFLYKYAGSFLEEVTILCFKEKYPFASKTKVKNTISNIPKTFEIDCLVNNNAYEIKWRDATTDNDHIIKEHTRVKTLISYNYKPIRIMFYYPNRVNSMRIQETLETLYKGVGGEYYYGDSAWSYVKKLQE; from the coding sequence ATGAATGCTTATGATGTTATTTACAAGAAAATAAAGGAAATAGCAAATAAATATAGTAACAAACTTAATAGTCAATTTCAAAAACGTATTGTTGAAATGCAAAATGATGATAAATCTCACCATTTAATCTATAGAGTTTTAGGAATACCCTATGATGTTGGAAATGAAATTGATTATTATCAAAATCAAGTTCGTTTTTTATATAAATATGCAGGTTCTTTTTTAGAAGAAGTGACAATTTTATGTTTTAAGGAAAAATATCCATTTGCTTCTAAGACAAAAGTTAAAAATACAATTTCTAATATACCAAAAACTTTTGAAATCGATTGTCTTGTAAATAATAATGCTTATGAAATTAAATGAAGAGATGCTACTACTGATAATGATCATATAATTAAAGAACATACTAGAGTAAAAACATTAATATCTTATAATTATAAACCAATTAGAATAATGTTTTACTATCCAAACAGAGTCAATTCTATGAGAATTCAAGAAACATTAGAAACATTATATAAAGGTGTAGGTGGTGAGTATTACTATGGTGATTCTGCTTGAAGTTATGTAAAAAAACTACAGGAGTAG
- a CDS encoding DNA-methyltransferase — protein sequence MIKLNQVYNIDCLDGLKQLKDNSIDLVYLDPPFFTQKAHFLVDKTNKKYFFNDIWKDLKEYQEFLKIRLIEIKRVLKSTGSVFVHCDKTANHIIRVLLDEIFGSINFRSEIIWVYKRWSNSKKGLLDSHQNIYHYSKTNDFKFNVIYTDYSLTTNIDQILQLRVKDKNNKIVYKKDKNNNVVFSDLKKGVPLSDVWNIPFLNPKAKERTSYPTQKPIELLERIISLVTNENDVVLDPFVGSGTSVVASKLLNRNFIGFDINIDAIDITNQRLKNPIKSESNLLKNGIDKYDTKTKQQKQILSRYDCDIVWRNKGLDAILKQKINNKTVGIKIQKDSETLKQSQKLLFNCMKSKNLESEIRQTIRDNNNSFNRISSKLTDTKSIPEHIWNTTINVNLKIDDSNKNSVLSSTSINNVSIGVYDIDEITTRKNIWIDIDELKKLVHNSNSEQQKEKLFHYLKKNNPTITDESVFNRDSYNYDFSNTELKEVVTSTESGPITLSGKQTIHHYYFSGMNYKQSWYQTKLKINKNNSNKNFVDWNNKDTIELTFYVFIPVPTKVGFENRDYLRPFKIGDLDGAFIIIDKDGSERRVIRKTLLVKDTEDDWNEEYEYKKWKKQGWKVEEIINWNHILKRHKLPYTIKRFPDTELNDYPF from the coding sequence ATGATTAAACTAAACCAAGTTTATAATATAGATTGTTTAGACGGTTTAAAACAATTAAAAGATAATAGTATTGATTTAGTTTATCTAGATCCACCTTTTTTTACTCAAAAAGCTCATTTTTTAGTAGATAAAACTAATAAAAAATATTTTTTTAATGATATTTGAAAAGATTTAAAAGAATATCAAGAATTTTTAAAAATAAGACTTATTGAAATTAAACGAGTTTTAAAATCAACAGGTAGTGTTTTTGTTCATTGTGATAAAACTGCAAATCATATAATAAGAGTATTATTAGATGAAATATTTGGATCTATTAATTTTAGAAGTGAAATTATTTGAGTTTATAAAAGATGAAGTAATTCTAAAAAAGGTTTATTAGATTCTCATCAAAACATTTATCATTATTCTAAAACTAATGATTTTAAATTTAATGTTATTTATACTGATTATTCTTTAACTACTAATATTGATCAAATTTTGCAATTAAGAGTTAAAGATAAAAACAATAAAATAGTATATAAAAAAGATAAGAATAATAATGTAGTTTTTAGCGATCTAAAAAAAGGTGTACCTTTAAGTGATGTTTGAAATATACCTTTTTTAAATCCTAAAGCAAAAGAAAGAACTAGTTATCCTACTCAAAAACCAATTGAATTATTAGAAAGAATTATTAGTTTAGTAACTAATGAAAATGATGTTGTTTTAGATCCTTTTGTTGGTAGTGGAACTAGTGTTGTTGCTAGTAAATTATTAAATAGAAACTTTATTGGATTTGATATTAATATTGATGCCATTGATATTACTAATCAAAGATTAAAAAATCCTATTAAATCAGAATCTAATTTATTAAAAAATGGCATTGATAAATATGATACTAAAACTAAACAACAAAAACAAATTTTAAGCAGATATGATTGTGATATTGTTTGAAGAAACAAAGGTCTAGATGCTATTTTAAAACAAAAAATTAATAATAAAACAGTTGGAATAAAAATCCAAAAAGATAGTGAAACTTTAAAACAATCTCAGAAATTATTATTTAATTGTATGAAATCTAAAAACCTAGAATCTGAAATTAGACAAACTATTAGAGATAATAACAATTCTTTTAATAGAATATCTTCTAAGCTTACTGATACAAAATCTATTCCAGAACACATTTGAAATACAACAATTAATGTTAATTTAAAAATAGATGATTCTAATAAAAACTCAGTTCTTTCATCAACTTCAATAAATAATGTTTCTATTGGAGTTTATGATATTGATGAAATCACAACTAGAAAAAACATATGAATTGATATTGATGAATTAAAAAAACTAGTTCATAACTCAAATTCAGAACAACAAAAAGAAAAACTTTTTCATTATTTAAAGAAAAATAACCCAACAATTACTGATGAATCTGTTTTTAATAGAGATTCATACAATTATGATTTTAGTAATACTGAACTAAAAGAAGTGGTTACTTCAACTGAATCAGGACCAATAACTTTATCTGGAAAACAAACTATTCATCACTATTATTTTTCTGGAATGAATTATAAACAAAGTTGATATCAAACAAAATTAAAAATTAATAAAAATAACTCAAATAAAAATTTTGTAGATTGAAATAATAAAGACACAATAGAACTCACATTTTATGTATTTATTCCGGTACCTACAAAAGTTGGATTTGAGAATAGAGATTACTTACGTCCGTTCAAAATTGGTGATTTAGATGGTGCTTTTATTATAATTGATAAAGATGGTAGTGAAAGAAGAGTTATTAGAAAAACACTTTTAGTTAAGGATACCGAAGATGATTGAAATGAAGAATATGAATATAAAAAATGAAAAAAACAGGGTTGAAAAGTAGAAGAAATAATTAATTGGAATCATATCCTAAAAAGACACAAATTACCATATACAATTAAAAGATTTCCCGACACAGAACTTAATGACTACCCATTTTAA